A single Ignavibacteriales bacterium DNA region contains:
- a CDS encoding DNA-3-methyladenine glycosylase I has product MPKDKPRTYCEYTETLAPGDPHRMYHDTAYGFPIENDNELFERLVLEINQAGLSWTTILNKQTNFRKAYNRFSIRKVASYGAGDFNRLMNDAGIIRNRLKIEAAIHNAGVILELQKEYGSFKNWLDVHHPLSREEWTKLFKKTFRFTGGEIVNEFLMSTGYLPGAHGADCPVYKTILKQKPAWNRKKK; this is encoded by the coding sequence ATGCCCAAGGATAAACCCAGGACCTACTGCGAGTATACTGAGACCCTTGCTCCCGGAGACCCTCACCGTATGTATCATGATACTGCATACGGATTCCCCATTGAAAATGACAATGAGCTTTTTGAACGGCTCGTGCTTGAGATTAATCAGGCGGGACTGAGCTGGACAACCATTCTTAACAAGCAGACAAATTTCAGAAAAGCATATAATCGTTTTTCCATAAGGAAGGTTGCCTCCTACGGGGCCGGGGATTTTAACCGCCTGATGAATGATGCCGGCATCATCCGCAACCGTCTGAAGATAGAAGCGGCTATTCACAATGCCGGAGTGATTCTTGAGCTTCAGAAGGAGTACGGGTCATTTAAGAACTGGCTGGATGTGCATCATCCCCTGAGCAGGGAGGAATGGACTAAGCTTTTTAAGAAAACTTTCCGGTTCACCGGCGGGGAGATTGTTAATGAGTTTTTAATGAGCACCGGTTATCTGCCGGGTGCACACGGCGCTGATTGTCCGGTTTATAAAACGATTCTGAAACAAAAACCGGCCTGGAACCGGAAAAAGAAATAA
- a CDS encoding PaaI family thioesterase, whose protein sequence is MNAVQDFYPDDAAHCYGCGKLNEHGHQIKSIWEGEETVARFTPKEYHTAIPGFVYGGLIASLIDCHGTGSAALQAYKNENRELGTEPAFRFVTASLQVDYLKPTPLGPVLELRGTIVENKGKKITTEITLGANGVVTAKGKVIAIMLPENFGK, encoded by the coding sequence ATGAATGCTGTTCAGGATTTTTATCCCGATGATGCCGCGCATTGTTATGGCTGCGGTAAACTGAATGAACATGGCCACCAGATAAAAAGCATCTGGGAAGGGGAGGAAACAGTTGCCAGGTTTACTCCGAAGGAATATCATACTGCTATTCCGGGGTTTGTTTATGGCGGGCTGATTGCTTCACTGATTGACTGCCACGGTACCGGCTCGGCTGCGCTTCAGGCATATAAAAATGAAAACAGGGAATTGGGCACCGAACCCGCATTCAGATTTGTAACTGCTTCGCTGCAGGTAGATTATCTGAAACCAACTCCGCTTGGTCCGGTTCTGGAACTGCGCGGTACTATTGTTGAAAACAAAGGAAAGAAAATCACTACCGAAATCACCCTGGGCGCGAATGGCGTGGTAACCGCAAAAGGAAAAGTGATTGCGATAATGCTGCCGGAAAACTTCGGGAAATAA
- a CDS encoding BLUF domain-containing protein, which produces MFYFLVYVSSATVPFAQKDLEDLLEVSRRNNKKLNISGILLYKDGNFMQMLEGEEEAVKQLYDKISLDIRHGGTIVILDGYEEERQFADWSMGFRSLNSPEVLALPGYNKFLNTPLTGREFSENPSEAQELLLMFKEKNR; this is translated from the coding sequence ATGTTCTATTTTTTAGTTTATGTCAGTTCAGCAACAGTTCCATTTGCACAAAAAGACCTTGAGGATCTTCTGGAAGTAAGCAGGCGCAATAATAAAAAGCTGAATATAAGCGGAATTCTTCTTTATAAAGACGGTAACTTTATGCAGATGCTTGAGGGGGAGGAAGAAGCAGTAAAACAGTTGTATGACAAAATATCGCTTGATATACGCCACGGGGGAACTATTGTAATCCTCGATGGATATGAAGAAGAGCGGCAGTTCGCGGACTGGTCAATGGGTTTCCGCAGCCTGAACTCCCCCGAAGTGCTTGCACTTCCGGGATATAATAAGTTCCTCAATACTCCGCTGACAGGGCGTGAATTTTCAGAAAATCCCTCGGAAGCACAGGAACTGCTGCTGATGTTTAAGGAGAAGAACCGTTAA
- a CDS encoding nucleotidyl transferase AbiEii/AbiGii toxin family protein, whose translation MINQRDVTPEWLTQKAKQHNGTDKILIEKVIRAFLLLEGIVKVNIPFIFKGGTSLMLLFDTPKRLSIDIDVILEKKPEMFEEQLTRVAREQGFFKWEKQQRNTNSKIVKEHYRFFYEPLHRTLQTEEYILLDVLYEKSPYTRLISLPIQSPVVPNKGLPLSVTIPSQEDLLGDKLTAFAPNTTGIPYQKKGISMSMEIIKQLYDIGNLFETVTDLDVVTSTFRRIANLELNYRGLTHISINEVLEDIYNKSLCLITRGKDGKGDFEILQKGVRRAAGYIFSESYHVEKAVKHASRAAYLAVLIQNSIAALEKYHSPIQIENQLITEPGSSKLNKLRKSDPESFYYWYKIVKIIRSSSGRKKPKGN comes from the coding sequence ATGATTAATCAGCGTGACGTAACACCAGAGTGGCTGACTCAGAAAGCAAAACAGCATAACGGTACAGATAAAATACTAATTGAAAAAGTCATCCGGGCATTCCTGCTCCTTGAAGGAATTGTAAAGGTGAACATTCCCTTTATCTTCAAAGGAGGGACATCACTCATGCTTCTTTTTGACACCCCCAAGCGATTATCTATTGATATTGATGTTATTCTGGAGAAAAAACCAGAAATGTTTGAGGAGCAGCTGACCAGGGTGGCAAGAGAACAGGGTTTTTTCAAATGGGAGAAACAGCAGAGGAACACCAACTCAAAGATTGTAAAGGAGCATTACAGGTTTTTCTATGAACCGCTTCACAGGACGTTACAAACGGAAGAGTATATTCTTTTGGATGTACTGTATGAAAAATCCCCTTATACCCGGCTTATTTCTCTTCCAATTCAATCACCGGTTGTTCCTAATAAAGGTTTGCCACTTAGTGTAACCATTCCAAGCCAGGAAGATCTGCTCGGTGATAAACTAACCGCCTTTGCCCCAAACACAACGGGAATTCCTTATCAAAAAAAGGGGATAAGCATGAGTATGGAGATTATTAAGCAGCTTTATGACATTGGTAATTTATTTGAGACGGTTACTGATTTGGACGTCGTTACATCAACGTTTCGCCGGATAGCCAATTTGGAATTAAACTACAGGGGCCTGACTCATATTTCAATTAATGAGGTTCTGGAAGATATATATAACAAATCTCTCTGCCTGATAACAAGGGGTAAGGATGGAAAAGGTGATTTTGAAATACTGCAAAAAGGAGTAAGAAGAGCAGCCGGTTATATTTTTTCTGAGAGTTATCATGTAGAAAAAGCAGTTAAGCATGCATCAAGAGCAGCATATCTTGCAGTACTAATCCAAAATAGCATTGCAGCTTTGGAAAAATATCACAGTCCGATCCAAATTGAAAATCAGCTGATAACTGAACCGGGCAGTTCAAAATTAAACAAGCTCAGGAAATCCGATCCAGAATCGTTTTACTATTGGTATAAAATCGTTAAAATAATACGCTCCTCATCCGGACGAAAAAAACCCAAAGGTAATTGA
- a CDS encoding endonuclease domain-containing protein → MSSQRLIIVRRCRELRKRITPAESAVWEIVRNRKFNNLKFLRQPPIIHNLINGQLYYFIADFYCAKLKLVIEIDGASHNESKDYDLMRDTILTEYGLTTLRIKNDDAVNEKTLIQILSEAIKQKG, encoded by the coding sequence ATGTCAAGTCAAAGATTAATCATAGTGCGTCGCTGCAGGGAGTTGCGTAAAAGAATAACTCCTGCTGAATCAGCGGTGTGGGAAATTGTGAGAAACAGGAAATTCAATAATCTGAAATTTTTACGCCAGCCTCCAATAATTCATAATCTGATTAATGGTCAGCTATATTATTTTATTGCGGATTTTTATTGTGCAAAACTGAAACTTGTCATTGAGATAGACGGAGCATCGCATAATGAATCCAAGGATTACGATCTGATGCGGGACACTATTCTTACAGAATATGGCTTAACAACTCTCAGAATAAAAAATGATGACGCGGTGAATGAAAAAACTCTGATCCAAATACTCAGCGAGGCCATAAAACAGAAGGGGTGA
- a CDS encoding VOC family protein, which produces MPVTSVYINLPVHDLKATREFWTKLGFTFNEQFSDHKALCLVMNEGAIYSMLISREYFKTFTNKPIADGSTTQVLLAIEVESREKVDEIVAAALKNGGKRYREAADHGWMYYDTFEDIDGHQWEVMYLNSGKSQQ; this is translated from the coding sequence ATGCCCGTTACATCAGTTTATATTAATCTGCCGGTACATGATCTTAAAGCGACAAGAGAATTCTGGACTAAACTGGGATTCACCTTTAACGAGCAGTTCAGTGATCATAAAGCTCTCTGCTTAGTTATGAATGAAGGAGCTATTTATTCGATGCTTATCTCGCGCGAGTATTTCAAAACCTTTACCAATAAACCAATTGCTGATGGTTCCACCACTCAGGTTCTGCTGGCCATTGAAGTTGAAAGCAGGGAAAAAGTTGATGAAATAGTTGCAGCCGCGCTAAAAAACGGAGGCAAGCGGTACAGAGAAGCAGCAGACCATGGCTGGATGTATTATGATACTTTTGAAGATATTGACGGGCACCAGTGGGAAGTTATGTATTTAAATTCCGGAAAATCACAACAATAA
- a CDS encoding SDR family oxidoreductase: protein MKILLTGATGYIGKRLLPALIDKGHQVVCCVRDKNRFPAEGIYAHQNVSVFEADFTKEITGADQIADIDAAYYLIHSMSSNVTDFEKLEETSARNFNKLIAQTSARQVIYLGGIANEDHLSKHLASRKKVEEILHEGAAPLTALRAGIIVGSGSASFEIIRDLVEKLPVMITPKWLNTPHQPIAIRNVINYLTGVLMREDTFNRSFDIGGPDILTYREMLLQFAGVRGLKRYIFTVPVMTPRLSSYWLYFVTSTSYKLAVNLVNSMKIEVVAKDNELEKMLNISPLTYREAVELAFQKIMQNDVISSWKDSLSSSYDDNSLLDHIHVPVFGCYKDIREKEITGSAEKVLENIWSIGGDKGWYYGDWLWHIRGFIDKLAGGVGLRRGRTNPVSIHTGDTLDFWRVLAADRKNMRLLLYAEMKLPGEAWLEFSIIKKQGRFFLRQIATYRPKGLLGRAYWYAVLPFHFFVFEGMATNIINEK from the coding sequence ATGAAAATCCTCCTCACCGGTGCCACCGGTTATATTGGCAAACGGCTTCTGCCGGCTTTGATTGACAAGGGGCATCAGGTTGTCTGCTGCGTCCGTGATAAAAACCGCTTTCCCGCAGAGGGCATCTATGCTCATCAGAATGTCTCCGTATTTGAAGCTGACTTCACCAAAGAGATTACCGGGGCTGATCAGATAGCTGACATTGACGCCGCGTATTATCTGATTCACTCGATGAGTTCAAATGTAACTGACTTTGAAAAGCTGGAGGAAACTTCAGCACGGAACTTTAACAAGCTCATAGCACAGACCTCAGCCCGGCAGGTGATCTATCTGGGGGGTATTGCCAACGAAGATCATCTTTCCAAACATCTTGCCTCACGGAAGAAAGTAGAAGAAATCCTGCATGAAGGAGCGGCTCCTTTGACCGCACTCAGGGCCGGGATTATTGTCGGTTCAGGCAGCGCATCATTTGAAATCATCCGCGATCTTGTTGAGAAACTTCCGGTGATGATTACGCCGAAGTGGCTGAACACACCGCATCAGCCGATAGCAATACGCAATGTGATTAATTATCTGACCGGTGTTCTGATGCGGGAAGATACCTTTAACCGCTCATTTGACATTGGAGGGCCGGATATATTAACCTACCGCGAGATGCTCCTGCAGTTTGCCGGAGTGCGCGGGCTGAAGCGGTATATATTCACCGTTCCGGTCATGACGCCGCGGCTCTCTTCTTACTGGCTCTATTTTGTGACCTCAACATCATATAAGCTGGCGGTTAATCTGGTGAACAGCATGAAGATTGAAGTGGTCGCGAAAGACAATGAACTTGAAAAGATGCTGAATATATCCCCGCTCACCTACCGGGAGGCGGTTGAACTGGCATTCCAGAAGATTATGCAGAATGATGTGATCTCAAGCTGGAAAGATTCGCTCAGCTCAAGTTATGATGATAACTCCCTGCTTGACCATATACACGTTCCGGTCTTCGGGTGTTATAAAGATATCCGTGAGAAAGAAATAACCGGGAGCGCTGAAAAGGTACTGGAGAATATCTGGTCAATCGGCGGTGATAAGGGGTGGTATTACGGTGACTGGCTATGGCATATTCGCGGTTTTATAGATAAGCTTGCCGGAGGCGTGGGCTTAAGAAGGGGGAGGACAAATCCTGTTTCAATTCATACCGGTGATACGCTGGATTTCTGGCGGGTGCTTGCGGCAGACCGGAAAAATATGCGGCTGCTGCTTTATGCTGAAATGAAACTTCCCGGCGAAGCATGGCTTGAGTTCAGTATTATTAAAAAGCAGGGGCGTTTTTTTCTGCGGCAAATTGCGACCTACCGTCCGAAAGGACTTCTGGGAAGGGCTTACTGGTACGCGGTGCTGCCATTCCACTTTTTCGTTTTTGAGGGGATGGCAACAAATATAATTAATGAAAAATGA
- a CDS encoding acyl-CoA thioesterase produces the protein MDNLFPVKAALRFTVHTYDIDAAGHVNNVVYIRWLEDLRNMIVESTFTFKHLLERNHYLVVISTEAKYRKQISLFDSPEGEMTLTGMKHGIFELHAKIILNGKLSFSAVQKCVLMNTRTGTMFTGKLNDFTIPKDIPL, from the coding sequence ATGGATAACCTCTTTCCCGTAAAAGCGGCGCTCCGCTTTACCGTTCACACTTATGATATAGACGCTGCCGGACATGTAAACAATGTTGTATATATACGCTGGCTTGAAGACCTGCGCAACATGATTGTGGAAAGCACGTTTACCTTTAAACATCTGCTTGAGCGGAATCATTATCTGGTGGTGATTTCAACCGAGGCAAAATACCGGAAGCAGATAAGCCTTTTTGACAGCCCCGAGGGGGAGATGACTCTTACCGGAATGAAGCACGGCATATTTGAGCTGCATGCGAAAATTATCCTGAACGGAAAGCTTTCATTCAGCGCGGTGCAGAAGTGCGTGCTGATGAACACCAGGACCGGCACGATGTTTACCGGCAAACTGAACGATTTTACCATTCCCAAGGATATACCTCTTTAA
- a CDS encoding SRPBCC domain-containing protein, whose translation MKKINLDITINAPREKVWDAIVSDAKYRGWAAAFMEGSFFEGGWNKGDSIQFLVVNQNGKKEGMISEIAESIYPEFISIQHLGFILDGVEDRTSDAVKAWVPSFENYSFEKINEHTTKFSVDMDIEDQHHVNFTELWGKALQKLKAIAEAK comes from the coding sequence ATGAAAAAAATCAATCTTGATATAACAATCAATGCACCGCGCGAAAAAGTGTGGGATGCAATTGTCAGCGATGCAAAATACCGGGGCTGGGCAGCAGCTTTCATGGAAGGCTCCTTCTTTGAAGGGGGCTGGAACAAGGGAGATAGTATTCAATTTTTAGTTGTTAATCAAAATGGCAAAAAAGAAGGCATGATTTCAGAGATTGCGGAAAGTATATATCCTGAATTCATTTCCATTCAGCACCTTGGTTTTATTTTAGACGGCGTTGAAGACAGAACCAGCGATGCAGTTAAAGCATGGGTGCCTTCGTTTGAGAATTACTCTTTTGAAAAAATTAATGAACATACTACTAAGTTCAGCGTTGATATGGATATTGAAGATCAGCACCATGTAAATTTTACCGAACTGTGGGGTAAAGCTCTCCAAAAACTGAAGGCGATTGCCGAGGCAAAGTGA
- a CDS encoding aminotransferase class I/II-fold pyridoxal phosphate-dependent enzyme, whose protein sequence is MDTKNKGFNTKLIHSGEIRDQFGSATVPIYQTSTFRFESAQHGADCFAGVSNGFIYSRIGNPTIRSFEQSIAELENGYDGIATSSGMGAITSVYMALLGAGSHLIGTSSVYGPARAVLEKDFSRFGVESDFCHTSDLDAIRKLIRPNTKVLYIETPANPTMEISDIAACAALAHEHGMILVVDNTFATPLYQRPLDLGADVVLHSVTKYINGHADIVGGIVVTRDKKTYDSIRHTMVYMGCNMDPHQAYLAIRGMKTLALRVERNQENAMRVAEFLENHPKVAWVRYPGLKSHPQYELAKKQMGGPGSMISFGVKGTEKSGGCGFVAGKTLMDSVKVAMLAVSLGGVETLIQHPASMTHAAVGQEDKLKAGITDDLVRLSVGIEDVEDIIDDLAQALEKV, encoded by the coding sequence ATGGATACAAAGAATAAAGGTTTTAACACAAAGCTGATTCACAGCGGAGAGATACGCGATCAGTTCGGAAGCGCAACCGTGCCTATCTATCAGACTTCCACATTCCGTTTTGAAAGCGCTCAGCACGGGGCAGACTGCTTTGCCGGAGTGAGCAACGGATTTATATACAGCCGCATCGGCAACCCAACCATCCGCTCGTTTGAACAGAGCATAGCCGAACTTGAAAACGGTTATGACGGCATTGCAACCAGCAGCGGCATGGGAGCCATCACCAGTGTGTATATGGCACTGCTCGGGGCGGGGAGCCATTTAATAGGGACATCCTCGGTTTACGGTCCGGCCCGCGCGGTGCTCGAAAAAGATTTCAGCCGTTTCGGGGTAGAGTCCGATTTCTGCCATACTTCCGATCTTGATGCAATAAGAAAGCTGATACGCCCGAACACGAAGGTGTTATATATCGAAACACCTGCCAACCCGACCATGGAGATTTCCGATATCGCTGCCTGTGCTGCCCTTGCGCATGAGCATGGAATGATTCTGGTGGTGGACAACACTTTTGCAACACCGCTCTACCAGCGCCCGCTTGACCTCGGGGCTGATGTGGTGCTGCATTCGGTCACCAAATATATAAACGGACACGCGGATATTGTCGGGGGTATTGTGGTCACCCGCGATAAAAAAACCTATGACAGCATCCGCCACACAATGGTATATATGGGGTGCAACATGGATCCTCATCAGGCGTATCTGGCAATCCGCGGCATGAAAACGCTGGCACTGCGGGTTGAGCGGAATCAGGAAAACGCGATGAGGGTTGCAGAGTTTCTGGAGAATCATCCTAAAGTGGCGTGGGTGCGGTATCCGGGGCTGAAATCGCATCCGCAGTATGAACTCGCGAAAAAGCAGATGGGGGGACCCGGTTCAATGATTTCCTTCGGCGTGAAGGGAACGGAGAAATCAGGTGGATGCGGCTTTGTTGCCGGCAAAACACTTATGGACTCAGTAAAAGTAGCAATGCTTGCCGTATCACTCGGAGGAGTTGAAACACTGATACAGCATCCGGCTTCGATGACTCATGCAGCAGTGGGACAGGAAGACAAATTAAAAGCTGGTATTACGGACGATCTGGTGCGCCTTTCTGTCGGAATCGAGGATGTGGAGGACATTATTGATGATCTTGCACAGGCGCTGGAAAAAGTCTGA
- a CDS encoding tetratricopeptide repeat protein: protein MAALIPLEENYIYSQQPIHSFRGNYPAPEDSARVAGLLDSAWVNRSNNPSVSIKFALEGIKTAESYDDQWSQAQGLGYLSVAYNNLGAYQLAMNTITKCLAAGEQIGDTVIIAYAYNTRGDIYTSLEQFPEAIESIGKAIVLFNKIGHKRGLAYTEILLGRVYLKQGNYKDGLAYFQKALSRSIEIPDSTMYARILLDIAKLRLETGEYEEALKNYSHLNELYTLSNYKKGLAETLSGMARVYLKAGDYKSASSSAVKSLQIHRSIPNQEGEISQLILLSSIYTTANNLTLAAEYLDSSLQLIRPSGSLALLKDAYEARYRLYEKAGDFRKAFAYLKEYDTVEDSLAILKQRSKFVDLDNFVALERTELANKQLEKELEDRNFLLTIYIVISFILVALTALFIYRYQEKKRLSAELEKINDIKNKFFNIIAHDLKSPFQGMIGTLEILKNEYFEMTDRERREIIDMFANSTTSIYTLLDNLLTWSRSQQGNIKFQPKKQPLYPLVQEIRILQENALKNKNLRLHLSVPADMMVFADTDMLKAIIRNLLSNAVKFAYLDGEIKLTAQQTGTFHTITVEDTGPGINQELIPFLFSHHQKVVGHDSAGVKSSGLGLIICHDFVTAHGGTISVESEEEKYTRVKFTLPVKE from the coding sequence ATGGCGGCTTTGATTCCGCTGGAGGAAAATTATATATATTCCCAGCAGCCGATTCATTCTTTCCGGGGGAATTATCCGGCTCCTGAGGACTCAGCCCGGGTGGCCGGACTTCTTGACTCCGCCTGGGTAAACCGCAGCAATAATCCTTCTGTCTCTATCAAATTTGCTCTTGAGGGCATTAAGACAGCGGAATCCTATGATGATCAGTGGAGCCAGGCACAGGGACTCGGGTATCTTTCGGTTGCCTACAACAATCTTGGCGCCTATCAGCTTGCGATGAACACCATCACCAAATGCCTTGCAGCCGGTGAGCAGATAGGCGATACCGTGATCATTGCCTACGCGTATAATACCCGCGGGGATATATATACCAGTCTGGAGCAGTTCCCTGAAGCAATTGAAAGCATCGGAAAAGCAATCGTTCTCTTTAATAAAATTGGCCACAAGAGAGGCCTTGCCTATACGGAAATTCTCCTCGGACGAGTTTATCTGAAGCAGGGCAATTATAAAGACGGACTTGCATATTTCCAGAAAGCACTCAGCCGTTCAATCGAGATTCCCGATTCCACAATGTATGCCCGCATCCTGCTTGATATTGCCAAATTACGGCTGGAAACAGGAGAGTATGAAGAAGCGCTGAAAAACTACAGCCATTTGAATGAACTCTACACTCTCAGCAATTACAAAAAAGGACTGGCCGAAACACTCAGCGGTATGGCCCGTGTTTACCTGAAAGCGGGAGATTACAAAAGCGCTTCCTCTTCAGCAGTTAAATCTCTGCAAATACACCGGAGTATTCCGAATCAGGAAGGAGAAATCAGCCAGCTGATTCTGCTCTCTTCTATATATACCACCGCGAACAATCTCACCCTTGCCGCCGAATATCTTGATTCGAGCCTTCAGTTAATCCGCCCCTCCGGAAGTCTTGCACTGCTTAAAGATGCTTATGAAGCGCGGTACCGGCTTTACGAAAAAGCAGGCGACTTCCGCAAAGCTTTTGCTTATTTAAAAGAATATGATACCGTGGAAGACTCGCTTGCAATCCTGAAGCAGCGTTCAAAGTTTGTTGATCTTGATAATTTTGTGGCGCTTGAACGTACCGAACTGGCGAACAAACAGCTCGAAAAAGAACTGGAGGACCGGAACTTTCTCCTGACAATATATATCGTGATCAGCTTCATTCTTGTTGCTCTCACGGCTCTTTTTATTTACCGCTATCAGGAAAAAAAGCGGCTCTCGGCTGAACTTGAAAAAATTAACGATATAAAAAACAAGTTCTTTAACATCATCGCGCACGACCTTAAATCCCCCTTTCAGGGCATGATAGGCACTCTTGAAATCCTGAAGAACGAATATTTTGAGATGACCGACAGGGAGAGACGGGAGATTATTGATATGTTCGCCAACTCGACAACATCTATATATACATTGCTGGACAATCTCCTCACCTGGTCCCGCAGCCAGCAGGGGAACATTAAGTTCCAGCCTAAAAAGCAGCCGCTGTATCCCCTGGTGCAGGAAATACGCATCCTGCAGGAAAACGCTCTTAAGAACAAAAACCTGCGGCTTCACCTGTCAGTACCGGCCGACATGATGGTATTCGCAGATACTGATATGCTTAAAGCAATCATCAGGAACCTGCTTTCAAACGCGGTTAAGTTCGCTTATCTGGATGGTGAAATCAAACTGACCGCTCAGCAAACAGGCACATTCCACACCATTACCGTGGAAGATACGGGACCCGGGATTAACCAGGAACTCATTCCCTTCCTCTTCTCACATCATCAGAAAGTGGTGGGACATGATTCCGCCGGTGTTAAAAGCAGCGGACTGGGACTCATCATCTGTCACGATTTTGTCACGGCTCACGGCGGCACCATCAGTGTTGAAAGCGAAGAGGAAAAATATACCCGCGTGAAATTCACTCTGCCGGTTAAAGAATAA
- a CDS encoding class I SAM-dependent methyltransferase translates to MFRGHSEGRKQAPKRRPGSVVLPERPQEGQRMTPDFFKKIPKSQSDLLLNHWGYDVMEEYTEMISGAGFPDGCQILDVATGTGRAVSILVRLGYRVVTGDISFDGKHDADKRVTPMYYHRVQYVKLNLEQAPFGDDSVRNIVCMNTLHELENPNACLDEIFRIHSPNGTLLIADFNAEGMDIMDKLHIIKFGERHPKGKSSLRELECWLKSRYTNIREFHTRMNRGFIVTGKKDPSAEPLQDG, encoded by the coding sequence TTGTTCCGGGGACATAGTGAGGGAAGAAAACAGGCGCCAAAGCGCAGGCCTGGCTCTGTTGTTCTGCCCGAACGGCCTCAGGAGGGTCAGCGGATGACACCGGACTTCTTTAAGAAGATTCCGAAGTCGCAGAGTGATTTGCTTCTGAATCACTGGGGCTACGACGTGATGGAAGAATACACGGAGATGATCTCAGGCGCCGGCTTTCCGGATGGATGCCAGATACTTGATGTGGCAACCGGAACGGGGCGTGCCGTTTCCATCCTGGTGCGGCTTGGCTACAGGGTGGTAACCGGTGATATCAGCTTTGACGGGAAGCATGATGCCGATAAACGGGTGACCCCGATGTATTATCACCGTGTGCAGTATGTGAAGCTTAATCTGGAGCAGGCACCTTTTGGTGATGACAGCGTCCGGAATATCGTCTGCATGAATACACTGCACGAACTTGAAAACCCCAATGCATGCTTAGATGAAATCTTCAGAATCCACTCCCCCAACGGAACGCTGCTGATTGCAGACTTTAACGCCGAAGGGATGGATATTATGGATAAGCTGCATATCATTAAGTTCGGCGAGCGGCACCCGAAGGGGAAAAGTTCACTCCGGGAGCTTGAGTGCTGGCTGAAGAGCAGATATACGAACATCAGGGAGTTCCACACACGCATGAACCGGGGATTTATCGTCACAGGAAAAAAAGACCCCTCGGCCGAACCTCTTCAGGATGGATAA
- a CDS encoding DUF4256 domain-containing protein produces MKKSLTASQQKELLLILNKRFEDNMKRHKTVLWAHAEKKLKAHPDKLVSLFRMEETGGEPDITGYDAKTGEYIFMDCSAESPMRRSLCYDQEALDSRKENKPSGSAVGMAEEMGIELLTEADYYDLQKLGSFDTKTSSWLKTSEEVRKLGGAIFGDRRYNRVFIYHNGVQSYYAARGFRGKLII; encoded by the coding sequence ATGAAGAAATCACTCACCGCATCGCAGCAGAAAGAATTGCTGCTGATACTGAACAAACGGTTTGAAGATAACATGAAGCGCCACAAGACGGTGCTTTGGGCACATGCCGAAAAAAAGCTGAAAGCACATCCGGACAAACTCGTCTCTCTGTTCAGAATGGAAGAAACCGGTGGAGAACCGGATATAACAGGCTATGATGCCAAAACCGGAGAGTATATATTCATGGACTGCTCGGCGGAGTCCCCGATGCGGAGGAGTCTCTGCTATGACCAGGAAGCGCTTGATTCGAGAAAGGAAAATAAACCTTCAGGCAGTGCAGTTGGGATGGCAGAGGAAATGGGAATTGAACTGCTGACCGAGGCGGATTACTATGATTTGCAAAAATTGGGAAGTTTTGATACAAAAACTTCAAGCTGGCTAAAAACATCAGAAGAGGTAAGAAAGCTTGGCGGGGCGATTTTTGGTGACAGGCGATATAACCGGGTGTTTATTTATCATAACGGGGTGCAGTCATATTATGCAGCAAGGGGCTTCAGAGGAAAACTGATTATATAA